Genomic window (Verrucomicrobiota bacterium):
ACCCCGTGGCGCGGGTGTATCTTCCCGCGGTTCATCGAGCAGGCAACCAGGGCGCCGGCCCCATGACGCCGGCCACAGGCCGTTTACCGACGCGGAAGGATCCAGCGCTATGATGCAGTGTCCTCAGTGCCAGACCGCCAACCGGCTCGGGGCCATCTTCTGCCGGTCGTGCGGGGCCAAACTGGAGATTGACTCGGTCACGTCCCAGACCTTCGAACAGGTCACGGGTGTGGTCCCGAAGGATAAGGCCAAGGGCAAGAAGCGCGTCAAGAGCATCATCATCAACTCGCTGCGCCTGGTCTTCCTGGCGGCGCTTGTGTTTGGCGTCTACCTGGCGCTCCAGCGTCCGGAGGTCGACCAACCTAAGACGGAGGAGGCGGCGGCCAAGGATTTCAAGAACCGGCGGACCCGGCTCATCGAGCTGCTGCAGAATCAGGGTGAGTACAAGAACGCCAAGTTCGCGACCAAGGGGATCAACTCATATCTCGCGAGCCTGATGGCCGAGACCGAGGACAAGGGCAAGACCCTTCAACTGGTCGATTCCTGGGTCAACTTCGGGGACGACGGGGCGCTCACGTGGGTCATCGACGCCAAGCTGTTCGGCCGCCTGCTGCGGTTCCAGTACATGGGCACCCTCGAGGTCAAGGACGACAAGGTTGTCTTCACGCCCGATGGCTTCTTCAGCGGCAAGCTCGGCAAGTTGCCGTATCCGACGTTTTTCATCCAGTCGTTGACCAAGCGGCTCTGGAACAGCGTCCTCGATGACGGTGATAACAAGACAGTGATCGAGGCAATCTCGGAGTTGAAAACCGCCAAAGACGAGCTTACCA
Coding sequences:
- a CDS encoding zinc ribbon domain-containing protein; the encoded protein is MMQCPQCQTANRLGAIFCRSCGAKLEIDSVTSQTFEQVTGVVPKDKAKGKKRVKSIIINSLRLVFLAALVFGVYLALQRPEVDQPKTEEAAAKDFKNRRTRLIELLQNQGEYKNAKFATKGINSYLASLMAETEDKGKTLQLVDSWVNFGDDGALTWVIDAKLFGRLLRFQYMGTLEVKDDKVVFTPDGFFSGKLGKLPYPTFFIQSLTKRLWNSVLDDGDNKTVIEAISELKTAKDELTISVKK